A stretch of Blautia liquoris DNA encodes these proteins:
- a CDS encoding amino acid ABC transporter ATP-binding protein, whose product MIEFHKVYKNFGKLEVLKGIDLNIEKGQVVTLIGPSGSGKSTILRCMNLLERPTSGTVIIDGQDITKPKVDIQDVRKNIGMVFQHFNLFPHKTVMENMTYAPIKVNKLSKADAETKALELLKRVGLVEKTDVYPGKLSGGQKQRIAIARALAMEPQIMLFDEPTSALDPEMVKEVLKVIQDLSHTGITMVLVTHEMGFAREVSDRICFIDDGQILEDASPDEFFQHPKTERAQAFLEKVL is encoded by the coding sequence GTGATCGAGTTTCATAAAGTATATAAGAATTTTGGAAAACTTGAAGTATTAAAGGGAATTGATTTGAATATAGAAAAGGGACAGGTTGTCACATTGATCGGACCTTCCGGTTCTGGAAAATCAACAATTCTTCGCTGTATGAATCTTCTCGAAAGGCCAACAAGCGGAACAGTCATCATTGATGGTCAGGATATCACCAAACCCAAAGTTGATATTCAGGACGTGAGAAAGAACATCGGAATGGTATTCCAGCATTTTAACCTTTTCCCACATAAAACTGTCATGGAGAATATGACTTATGCTCCAATTAAGGTAAACAAACTATCAAAGGCGGATGCAGAAACCAAAGCCCTTGAGCTTTTAAAACGCGTGGGGCTGGTAGAAAAAACAGATGTGTATCCGGGAAAACTCTCAGGCGGACAAAAACAACGGATCGCCATAGCACGCGCCCTTGCCATGGAGCCGCAGATTATGCTTTTTGATGAACCAACCAGTGCACTGGATCCCGAGATGGTAAAGGAAGTTCTTAAAGTCATTCAGGACTTATCCCATACAGGAATCACCATGGTCTTAGTTACCCATGAAATGGGATTCGCCAGAGAAGTTTCAGACAGAATCTGTTTCATCGATGATGGTCAGATATTGGAAGATGCATCCCCTGATGAATTCTTTCAACATCCGAAGACTGAGCGTGCTCAGGCTTTTTTGGAAAAAGTCTTATAA
- a CDS encoding M20 metallopeptidase family protein, giving the protein MNIKDMTLELEDELVSMRRHFHMYPEVSWDEYNTQKEIMRCLDQIGVPYIKAVKTGVIATIKGKQSSDKTIGIRADIDALPVQELSGVKFQSKNKGCMHACGHDTHITILLGTAKILAKIKDELTVTVKLIFQPAEEFIEDSGAAYMKNEAEVLECDRLIALHIWSKIEAGYASLRYGPVMSAADTFDIHIKGKGGHGALPYQTIDPITAGCELVEAIQRLVSREISALEPAVISITSFNSGTTSNVIPGTAHLMGTARTFDDDLRNAYPQMLKRVAQGVAKSTRTSIEVDYHMGPPPMINSDECVDTGRKSGEKVFGKDHLIEHELQMGGEDFAKYENPKCLLLLGGGWPKESRQYPQHSPYFDINESVLKLGVEYFVQYVLEYQEEE; this is encoded by the coding sequence ATGAATATAAAAGATATGACGCTCGAATTAGAAGACGAACTGGTTTCGATGAGAAGGCATTTTCATATGTATCCGGAAGTGTCATGGGATGAATATAATACGCAAAAAGAGATTATGAGGTGTCTGGATCAAATCGGTGTGCCCTATATAAAAGCTGTAAAGACAGGGGTTATCGCGACAATAAAAGGAAAGCAATCCAGTGATAAGACCATTGGAATCCGGGCGGATATAGATGCCCTTCCAGTCCAAGAACTGTCAGGGGTCAAGTTCCAGTCGAAGAACAAAGGCTGTATGCATGCATGTGGGCATGATACCCATATCACAATATTACTGGGAACTGCCAAAATTCTCGCAAAAATCAAAGATGAACTTACCGTAACCGTAAAACTGATTTTCCAGCCGGCGGAGGAGTTTATTGAAGACAGCGGAGCTGCCTATATGAAAAATGAAGCTGAAGTGCTGGAATGCGACAGACTAATTGCACTGCACATATGGAGTAAGATAGAGGCAGGTTACGCATCTTTGCGGTACGGCCCGGTTATGTCTGCTGCCGACACATTTGATATCCATATCAAAGGGAAAGGCGGTCATGGTGCACTGCCTTATCAGACCATCGATCCGATCACAGCCGGATGTGAACTTGTTGAAGCAATTCAGAGACTTGTCAGCAGAGAAATCAGTGCTCTGGAACCGGCAGTGATCAGTATCACGTCATTCAATTCCGGAACAACTTCAAATGTGATTCCGGGAACCGCTCATCTTATGGGAACGGCCAGAACCTTTGACGATGATCTGAGAAATGCCTATCCACAAATGTTGAAGAGAGTAGCACAAGGTGTTGCAAAATCTACGCGTACGAGTATAGAGGTAGATTACCATATGGGTCCGCCGCCGATGATTAATTCCGATGAATGTGTCGATACCGGAAGAAAATCCGGTGAAAAAGTATTCGGAAAAGATCATCTTATTGAACACGAGCTTCAGATGGGAGGCGAAGATTTTGCAAAATACGAAAACCCTAAGTGCCTGCTGTTACTGGGAGGAGGGTGGCCCAAAGAAAGCCGGCAATATCCACAGCACAGTCCATACTTTGATATCAATGAAAGTGTACTCAAATTAGGGGTTGAGTATTTTGTTCAATATGTGTTGGAGTATCAGGAAGAAGAATAA
- a CDS encoding YfcC family protein, producing MDQELSRRKKKKSGGIDAFVIVFGMIIFCYILSFFISPGEFERQVVDGRTIVVPDSFHSVPKIYLKPWAIFQAIPNGLVSSAEMMFLVMFVAGCIEVYKRTGTLDKGVAKILTKADKIGSNMILVIIMIIFGALGGFLGWNEQIVPFIPIILSLCIALGYDLMTGLACSAMIDMISFAVSPTSVYTVGISHEIAELPMFSGFLFRFVLLIIFDAIIICYVLRYAKKVKADKSYSLTADIDDSKFHVDYDKLMEVPLSKRQTLSLIVFLITFVVSIIGVSKLGWSMNDLSACFLFTAVVAGIVNQLNASSIIDYFIEGAKDGLKPALVIGLARGIQWILTSSGVIDPIINAISKPLTGLPPYVTPIAVMIAITFFNGLVTSGSATAMALMPILVPLADIVGITRQTMVLAFQFGDGLTNPVWFTSGTLLIFLTIAGVPLKKWWKFIMPLIGILTIVSVISLIIATKINYGPF from the coding sequence ATGGATCAGGAATTGAGCAGACGAAAAAAGAAAAAGAGTGGTGGGATAGATGCATTTGTCATTGTATTTGGGATGATAATATTCTGCTATATTCTTTCGTTTTTTATTAGTCCGGGAGAATTTGAACGCCAGGTGGTGGACGGAAGGACGATTGTAGTCCCGGATTCTTTCCATTCTGTTCCGAAGATTTACCTAAAGCCATGGGCTATTTTTCAGGCGATTCCGAACGGATTAGTTTCATCAGCAGAAATGATGTTTCTGGTTATGTTTGTAGCCGGATGTATCGAAGTCTATAAGAGGACCGGAACTTTAGATAAAGGTGTTGCAAAGATTCTTACAAAGGCAGATAAAATTGGTTCTAATATGATCCTTGTGATTATCATGATTATATTCGGGGCACTCGGCGGATTTCTTGGTTGGAACGAACAGATTGTTCCATTTATTCCAATTATACTTTCGCTATGTATAGCATTGGGGTACGATTTGATGACGGGACTTGCATGTTCGGCTATGATTGATATGATCAGTTTCGCCGTGTCGCCGACCAGCGTCTATACAGTCGGCATTTCCCATGAGATTGCGGAACTTCCCATGTTTTCAGGATTTCTATTCCGCTTTGTATTGCTGATAATTTTTGATGCAATTATCATTTGTTACGTATTGCGTTATGCGAAAAAAGTGAAGGCTGACAAAAGCTATTCCTTGACAGCCGATATTGATGACAGTAAGTTCCATGTTGATTATGACAAATTGATGGAAGTACCACTCTCAAAAAGGCAGACACTCTCTCTGATTGTATTCCTGATTACATTTGTCGTATCCATCATTGGTGTGTCAAAACTCGGCTGGAGTATGAACGATTTGTCGGCTTGTTTCTTGTTTACTGCAGTTGTGGCTGGAATTGTGAATCAGTTAAATGCTTCATCAATTATTGATTACTTTATTGAAGGTGCGAAAGACGGCTTGAAACCGGCACTTGTCATCGGACTTGCAAGAGGAATTCAGTGGATTTTGACAAGTTCTGGTGTGATTGATCCAATTATCAATGCAATCTCGAAACCATTGACGGGCCTTCCGCCATATGTAACCCCGATTGCAGTCATGATAGCAATAACATTCTTCAATGGACTTGTGACTTCAGGATCGGCAACGGCGATGGCATTAATGCCGATTCTGGTACCGCTTGCCGACATCGTTGGAATCACAAGACAGACAATGGTTCTTGCATTCCAGTTCGGAGATGGACTTACGAATCCTGTATGGTTTACAAGTGGAACGCTTCTGATCTTCTTGACGATTGCGGGAGTACCACTTAAGAAATGGTGGAAATTTATCATGCCGCTGATTGGCATTCTGACAATTGTATCAGTGATTTCACTTATTATTGCGACAAAGATTAACTATGGACCATTCTGA
- a CDS encoding Fur family transcriptional regulator, which translates to MQALKYSRQRESIKNFLAGRKDHPTADIVYTELRKSYPNISLGTVYRNLALLTDLGDIQKVSAGDGVDRYDADTSLHNHFICKRCKAVMDLEMEDISYIKDIASKDFKGEIDNYSVNFYGLCPSCKRDLTNE; encoded by the coding sequence ATGCAGGCATTAAAGTACAGCAGGCAGCGTGAATCGATCAAGAATTTTTTGGCTGGACGAAAAGATCATCCGACTGCTGATATCGTCTATACAGAACTTCGGAAAAGCTATCCCAATATTAGTCTGGGTACGGTTTATCGTAATCTCGCCCTGTTAACGGATTTAGGTGATATACAGAAGGTTTCTGCAGGTGACGGTGTAGATCGTTATGATGCAGATACATCTTTGCATAATCATTTTATTTGTAAGAGATGTAAGGCGGTTATGGATCTTGAGATGGAGGATATCAGTTATATCAAGGATATTGCTTCAAAAGATTTCAAGGGGGAGATCGACAATTATTCAGTTAATTTCTATGGACTCTGTCCTTCCTGCAAAAGGGACTTGACAAATGAATAA
- a CDS encoding extracellular solute-binding protein has product MKKKILSIALAGMMAVSLFVGCGNGQSTKESDIKSDSQANDESEGNVKKPDKIKLMVPGVVFTKENGQDKFIERWEELTGIKLEIIQPDHDAYYDVLGQTFASGPDNWPDAVILDSTHTAGYAAEGALWDMADAWEHSELKASGRINNEELIEFNYQSDGKLYNFSTQRGGGCVTYIKKKWLDNCNLSVPTNYEEFINVLKAFSEGDPDGNGINGDTMALSTAGFIGDEIPYVTYLPEFYQGAYPSFYQKEDGTWVDGFTEDSMKRAIERLKDAYDAGYIDKETLTNGTNDCRNKFYEDKFGVFTYWAGTWATNLKTNLEANGRDSELIAIPPIKEAGKYLERSGGGFAITAACKNPEGVYKYLLESMLDGGDMQTLWTYGVEGTHWSTKAETVCGNTYQEGEFHMLESMEKPGTQYTKNNIDPMLSIGDYKEEDPGANQIASEAKESQQLFNSNSKLAPKFISTDEMGQYNGDLTTLKNSIVADVITQGVSVEEGYDRFEKEGGADWSKTIVDSLNALNK; this is encoded by the coding sequence ATGAAAAAGAAAATTCTGAGTATTGCACTGGCAGGAATGATGGCGGTTTCGCTCTTTGTAGGATGTGGAAATGGTCAAAGTACAAAGGAATCAGATATAAAATCGGATAGTCAGGCAAACGACGAGTCTGAAGGTAATGTCAAAAAACCAGATAAAATAAAACTTATGGTTCCTGGTGTTGTGTTTACAAAGGAAAATGGGCAAGACAAATTTATTGAACGCTGGGAAGAACTTACGGGGATAAAACTGGAAATTATTCAACCGGATCATGATGCTTATTATGATGTTCTAGGACAGACATTTGCGAGTGGACCAGATAACTGGCCAGATGCGGTGATCTTGGATTCTACACATACTGCAGGGTATGCTGCTGAAGGAGCACTATGGGATATGGCTGATGCCTGGGAACATTCAGAACTAAAGGCTTCGGGGCGAATCAATAATGAAGAATTAATTGAATTTAATTATCAGAGCGATGGAAAATTGTATAATTTTTCCACACAACGCGGTGGAGGCTGTGTTACATATATTAAGAAAAAGTGGCTTGACAATTGTAATCTTTCCGTTCCTACAAATTATGAAGAATTTATCAATGTGCTCAAAGCATTTTCAGAAGGGGATCCCGATGGAAATGGAATTAATGGTGACACCATGGCTTTATCAACAGCAGGATTTATAGGAGATGAAATTCCATATGTTACATATTTGCCTGAGTTTTATCAAGGAGCATATCCTTCTTTCTACCAGAAAGAAGATGGAACCTGGGTGGATGGTTTTACAGAGGATTCCATGAAGAGAGCAATTGAAAGACTCAAAGATGCTTACGATGCTGGATATATTGACAAAGAAACATTGACTAACGGAACCAACGACTGTAGAAATAAATTTTATGAGGACAAATTTGGAGTATTTACGTATTGGGCAGGTACTTGGGCTACGAATCTAAAAACTAATCTCGAAGCAAATGGTCGTGATTCTGAGCTCATTGCTATTCCGCCTATTAAGGAAGCAGGAAAATATTTGGAGCGTTCTGGTGGAGGATTTGCTATTACGGCGGCGTGTAAGAATCCTGAAGGTGTTTATAAATATCTTTTGGAGAGTATGCTTGACGGCGGTGACATGCAGACTTTATGGACCTATGGAGTAGAAGGTACTCACTGGTCGACAAAAGCGGAAACTGTATGTGGGAATACTTACCAGGAAGGTGAGTTTCATATGCTTGAAAGTATGGAGAAACCTGGAACACAATATACCAAGAATAATATTGATCCTATGTTGTCGATCGGTGATTATAAAGAAGAAGATCCAGGTGCTAATCAGATTGCTTCTGAGGCAAAGGAGTCACAACAATTGTTTAATTCCAATTCTAAGTTGGCACCAAAATTTATATCGACCGATGAGATGGGACAGTATAATGGCGATTTGACAACACTTAAGAACTCAATTGTGGCAGACGTTATTACACAGGGAGTTTCTGTCGAAGAGGGATATGATAGATTTGAAAAAGAAGGCGGAGCAGACTGGTCAAAAACTATAGTAGATTCATTAAATGCATTAAATAAGTGA
- a CDS encoding alpha-glucosidase/alpha-galactosidase — MFYKNGKVSDVQIAYIGGGSRGWAWTFMTDLALEPNMSGTIRLYDIDEEAAKANETIGNHISDRGEAVGKWKYETFTDIQRALTGVDFVVISILPGTFDEMAVDVHMPERLGVYQSVGDTAGPGGIIRALRTIPMFVEFAEAIKAYAPDAWVINYTNPMSLCVKTLYRVFPGIKAFGCCHEVFGTQKVLKGIAQESLGIEEIDRRDIHINVLGINHFTWFDYASYKGYDLFPIYKDYINENFEEGYSEGDKNWANSTFTCAHRVKFDLFKRYGMIAAAGDRHLAEFMPGDEYLKDPATVKNWKFGLTTVDWRKEDLKKRLEKSHRLACGDEEVELKPTGEEGILLIKSLCGLERTVSNVNIPNTAKQITNLPADAIVETNAVFERDAIRPIAAGTLPEDVRKLIMPHVENHETTLAAALTCDKKLVVDAFMNDPLVKGKHCKKEEISKLVDDMIAGTIKYLPDGWK; from the coding sequence ATGTTTTACAAGAATGGAAAAGTATCAGATGTACAGATTGCATATATAGGCGGAGGTTCCAGAGGATGGGCATGGACATTCATGACGGATCTTGCATTGGAACCGAATATGAGCGGTACCATCCGACTATACGATATTGATGAAGAGGCAGCTAAGGCAAATGAAACGATCGGCAATCATATCTCTGACAGAGGGGAAGCGGTCGGAAAGTGGAAGTATGAGACGTTTACAGATATTCAAAGAGCTCTTACTGGTGTGGATTTTGTTGTGATCTCCATTCTTCCCGGAACATTTGATGAGATGGCAGTGGATGTACATATGCCGGAACGTTTAGGGGTGTACCAGTCTGTCGGTGATACAGCCGGTCCGGGCGGAATCATACGTGCACTTCGTACGATTCCCATGTTTGTCGAGTTTGCTGAGGCGATCAAAGCTTATGCTCCAGATGCCTGGGTCATCAATTATACGAATCCCATGAGTCTGTGTGTGAAGACATTATATCGTGTTTTTCCGGGGATTAAAGCGTTTGGATGCTGCCATGAGGTGTTTGGAACACAGAAGGTACTGAAAGGAATTGCACAGGAGTCTCTGGGAATTGAAGAAATCGATCGGAGAGATATTCATATCAATGTGCTTGGAATCAACCACTTTACGTGGTTTGACTATGCATCTTATAAAGGGTACGATCTCTTTCCAATCTATAAGGACTATATCAATGAGAATTTTGAAGAAGGTTATAGTGAAGGAGATAAAAACTGGGCAAACAGCACATTTACCTGTGCTCACAGGGTGAAGTTCGATCTTTTCAAACGCTATGGGATGATTGCAGCGGCGGGAGACCGGCATCTTGCGGAGTTTATGCCAGGAGATGAGTATCTGAAAGATCCGGCGACAGTTAAAAACTGGAAATTTGGGCTTACAACGGTTGACTGGAGAAAAGAAGATCTTAAGAAGCGCCTGGAGAAGAGTCATAGGCTGGCATGTGGTGATGAAGAAGTAGAGTTAAAGCCGACCGGGGAAGAAGGAATCCTTCTGATCAAATCGCTTTGCGGACTTGAACGGACGGTAAGCAATGTCAATATTCCCAATACAGCAAAGCAGATTACAAATCTGCCGGCAGATGCGATTGTAGAGACGAATGCTGTATTTGAAAGAGATGCGATACGTCCGATTGCAGCGGGAACACTGCCAGAAGATGTCAGAAAGCTTATTATGCCGCATGTGGAAAACCATGAGACAACGCTTGCGGCAGCACTCACCTGTGATAAAAAGCTGGTTGTCGATGCGTTTATGAACGATCCGCTAGTGAAAGGAAAACATTGCAAAAAAGAAGAGATATCGAAACTTGTGGATGACATGATTGCCGGGACGATAAAATATCTTCCGGATGGATGGAAATAG
- a CDS encoding glycoside hydrolase family 65 protein has translation MIDRKKVVRRNNPIYTQYDKNAILSVGNGNFAFSADITGLQTFYGKQKKANLPLCTMAQWGWHTRPAGAGRDTYYKPSDVEKMSFDLKNGRKVSYAFKCQKGNEEIYHWLRENPHKMSLARIAFFLDEKEIDLEEITDTTQELDLYEGVLRSDFVLRGSKVHVETVCSQEADILGFCVRCEKEIPGLSVKILFPYGASDITGADWKHKDWHKTELISKDNTCMRVRCSLDQDEYFVNISAVCAKIVSDNLSEHGIDLPLNQRECIFTVGFCPEIEESNTPVTFDEVLDNSREEYRCFWNTTGIIDFENAKDPRARELERREILSLYLLRIQSCGTIPPQETGLTCNSWYGKPHLEMYVWHCAWAPFWNDSELVMDSLNWYKEHLDQARENAACNGYHGARWPKMVDADAVDSPSPVATLLIWQQPHILYMLEMVYQCVHDESLLCKYWAVVKETADFMCDFAVYNEESGEYELLPPLIPAQEVHNASTTKNPTFELEYWRFGLAIAARWAERLGESEVQNLWTRVSRNMRESSIKDGVYLACESCPDTFTRFNRDHPSMLAAYGILDGERIDSEIMGKTLDRVLEGWEYPTMWGWDFAMIAMTAVRLHRPETAVDILLMDTQKNYYAANGNNYQILRPDLPLYLPGNGGLLWALAMMTAGYADNENCPGFPKDGTWDLEYENIHPFPY, from the coding sequence TTGATTGACAGAAAAAAAGTAGTGAGGCGAAACAATCCTATATATACGCAATATGATAAAAATGCGATATTAAGTGTTGGCAATGGAAATTTTGCATTTTCTGCAGATATCACTGGTCTGCAGACTTTCTATGGAAAGCAGAAAAAAGCAAATCTGCCGCTTTGCACGATGGCGCAGTGGGGGTGGCACACCAGACCGGCGGGAGCAGGAAGGGATACATATTATAAACCAAGCGACGTTGAGAAGATGTCCTTCGATTTAAAAAACGGAAGAAAGGTATCCTATGCCTTTAAGTGTCAGAAAGGAAATGAAGAGATTTACCACTGGCTTAGAGAGAATCCACATAAGATGAGTCTTGCACGAATTGCATTCTTCCTGGATGAGAAAGAGATTGATCTTGAGGAAATAACCGATACAACACAGGAACTGGATCTTTATGAAGGCGTTTTGAGGTCTGATTTTGTACTAAGAGGTTCAAAGGTTCACGTTGAGACTGTTTGCTCACAGGAGGCCGACATCTTAGGTTTTTGTGTGAGATGTGAAAAAGAGATTCCAGGGTTATCTGTCAAAATACTTTTTCCTTATGGGGCTTCCGATATCACGGGTGCGGACTGGAAGCACAAAGACTGGCATAAGACGGAGCTGATCTCGAAAGACAATACCTGTATGAGAGTCAGATGTTCGCTTGATCAGGATGAATATTTTGTGAATATATCTGCAGTATGTGCTAAGATAGTTTCTGATAATCTCTCTGAGCATGGGATTGATCTGCCTTTAAATCAGCGGGAGTGCATCTTCACAGTTGGATTTTGCCCGGAAATAGAGGAAAGTAACACACCGGTCACTTTCGACGAGGTGCTCGACAATTCAAGGGAGGAATATCGCTGCTTTTGGAATACAACCGGTATCATTGATTTTGAAAACGCAAAGGATCCAAGAGCCCGGGAACTGGAGAGACGGGAAATCTTGTCCTTGTATTTGCTCAGGATTCAAAGCTGTGGGACTATTCCGCCACAGGAGACAGGGCTTACCTGTAACAGCTGGTACGGAAAACCTCATCTGGAAATGTACGTCTGGCACTGTGCATGGGCTCCTTTTTGGAATGACAGCGAATTAGTCATGGATAGTCTTAACTGGTATAAGGAGCATCTGGATCAGGCACGGGAGAATGCTGCCTGCAATGGATACCATGGAGCGCGATGGCCCAAAATGGTAGATGCTGATGCTGTGGACAGTCCATCTCCGGTGGCCACTTTATTGATCTGGCAGCAGCCGCATATTCTTTATATGTTGGAGATGGTCTATCAGTGTGTACACGATGAATCTTTGCTTTGCAAGTATTGGGCTGTGGTGAAGGAGACGGCTGATTTTATGTGCGACTTTGCCGTTTATAATGAAGAAAGCGGTGAATATGAACTGCTTCCGCCATTGATCCCCGCACAGGAAGTTCACAACGCTTCGACAACAAAGAACCCAACCTTTGAACTCGAATATTGGAGATTTGGTCTGGCAATCGCCGCAAGATGGGCCGAAAGGCTGGGAGAAAGCGAGGTACAGAATTTATGGACAAGGGTATCACGGAACATGAGGGAAAGCAGTATAAAAGACGGAGTGTATCTTGCATGTGAATCCTGTCCTGACACTTTCACCAGATTTAATCGCGATCATCCTTCTATGCTGGCGGCTTACGGCATACTGGATGGAGAACGAATAGATTCCGAAATTATGGGAAAGACATTGGATCGAGTTTTGGAAGGCTGGGAGTACCCCACAATGTGGGGATGGGATTTTGCAATGATTGCAATGACGGCAGTACGTCTGCACAGACCGGAAACGGCCGTTGATATTCTCCTTATGGACACACAGAAGAATTACTATGCGGCAAATGGAAATAACTATCAAATATTAAGACCGGATCTCCCTTTATATCTTCCGGGAAATGGAGGCCTTTTATGGGCACTGGCTATGATGACTGCAGGATATGCAGACAACGAAAACTGCCCTGGATTTCCTAAAGACGGAACTTGGGATTTGGAATACGAGAATATCCATCCCTTTCCATATTAA
- a CDS encoding helix-turn-helix domain-containing protein, whose amino-acid sequence MKKGTLTFVDKKQIPFTNVIGGKSHDRFLAEFEENWLKAAGKLYGVDFLRFFKVHHGVFELYDTEQIFLEDGIKKIEILSQEKKDSVNAFIKNELLSILIHALRGMGRAVLPEKTSHGKMDRYVRVREIINYIMLHYTEVNGLDDVAQIFYIDKSYLSRIFKEVANFTVNEFINFQRIEHAKDILIEHDYSIEKVSKILGFTRISYFDQVFKRQTGMTPLQYRRIMKIEKTGV is encoded by the coding sequence ATGAAAAAGGGAACGTTGACATTCGTTGATAAAAAACAAATACCATTCACAAATGTAATCGGCGGAAAAAGCCATGACCGTTTCCTGGCAGAGTTTGAGGAGAACTGGCTGAAAGCTGCCGGAAAACTATATGGGGTGGATTTTTTGAGATTTTTCAAAGTGCATCATGGCGTATTTGAACTATATGATACAGAGCAAATCTTTTTAGAGGATGGTATAAAAAAAATAGAAATTCTCTCACAAGAAAAAAAAGACTCTGTGAATGCATTTATAAAAAATGAATTATTATCGATTTTGATTCATGCTCTGAGAGGAATGGGCAGGGCAGTTTTGCCTGAGAAAACTTCACATGGAAAGATGGATCGATATGTTAGGGTTCGCGAAATAATTAATTACATCATGCTGCATTATACCGAGGTTAACGGGTTAGATGATGTTGCACAGATATTTTATATTGATAAAAGTTATCTAAGCAGGATTTTTAAAGAGGTAGCAAATTTTACAGTCAATGAATTTATAAATTTTCAGAGAATTGAACATGCAAAAGACATTCTCATAGAGCATGATTATTCAATTGAAAAGGTTTCAAAAATACTTGGATTTACACGAATTTCCTATTTTGACCAGGTGTTTAAAAGACAAACCGGAATGACGCCATTGCAATACAGAAGAATAATGAAGATAGAAAAAACAGGAGTATGA